Proteins from a single region of Butyrivibrio fibrisolvens:
- a CDS encoding substrate-binding domain-containing protein — MKTRNQICIIICMVLAIILFDISVFNLITKRYIDNRGSEMKSRSIEVSEYLPFTEDSGICHVETDVKLTGDLPVIDGAAALYPMFSAFVDAVYPEDSVSFDGTDFTEGSALQFHNTRGAYQAVVDGSADIIFCAQPSEEQLQYAKDHGVELAMIPIGYEAFVFIVGKDNPVDNLTIEQVQGLYTGKYTNWSEVGGDNRLVDAVQRNTGSGSQTAMLSFMNGQEMKRSLFGTLTGRAIGFSFRYYVEGLNGNSDVKMLALNGVYPSEENIANGTYPIASNFFAVYDLANENANIPLLLDFILSEAGQEIVKESGYTPLNNQ; from the coding sequence ATGAAAACGCGAAACCAAATATGTATCATCATCTGTATGGTACTTGCCATAATTCTTTTTGATATTTCTGTTTTTAATTTAATCACCAAAAGGTATATCGATAATAGAGGCTCAGAAATGAAGAGCCGTTCCATAGAAGTTTCTGAATATCTTCCTTTTACAGAAGATTCAGGTATCTGCCATGTTGAAACAGACGTTAAGTTAACCGGTGATCTTCCTGTCATAGACGGTGCTGCTGCCCTGTATCCCATGTTCTCTGCCTTTGTAGATGCAGTTTATCCTGAAGACAGCGTATCTTTTGACGGAACCGATTTTACAGAAGGCAGCGCACTTCAGTTTCATAACACCAGAGGCGCATATCAGGCAGTTGTGGACGGCAGCGCCGACATCATCTTCTGCGCCCAACCTTCCGAAGAACAGCTGCAATACGCCAAAGACCACGGCGTCGAACTCGCCATGATCCCTATTGGCTACGAAGCCTTCGTATTTATAGTAGGCAAAGATAACCCTGTAGACAACCTTACCATCGAACAGGTACAGGGCCTTTATACCGGCAAATACACAAACTGGTCCGAAGTCGGCGGAGACAACCGCCTGGTAGACGCCGTCCAAAGAAACACCGGAAGCGGAAGCCAAACTGCCATGCTCTCTTTCATGAATGGCCAGGAAATGAAACGTTCCCTCTTCGGCACATTAACAGGAAGAGCTATAGGCTTTTCTTTTAGATACTATGTAGAAGGATTAAATGGTAATTCTGATGTAAAGATGCTCGCGCTTAACGGAGTGTACCCCAGCGAAGAAAACATCGCTAACGGAACATACCCCATTGCAAGCAATTTCTTTGCTGTATACGATCTTGCCAACGAGAATGCAAATATACCTCTATTATTAGATTTTATACTATCAGAAGCTGGTCAAGAAATTGTCAAAGAAAGCGGTTATACACCATTGAACAACCAATAA
- a CDS encoding GGDEF domain-containing protein, translated as MYKKSIHQNVITLIILFIAVTSIMLFFGSDAFSSKSAVSLGSLDDGYSISARNETNTSVKLSTFHIKNIRRGEIIRLYNDLPEDEIISPTIMFITYLSTVDVYVDGKLVYSYGHDYYNKGKIIPKKQHLITLDDKDKNESLEIVVVAGENGAFENFGPIYFGTRKDLVKSFLQKHRLVIFIGGFFIMYACLLLSLALYLTLQKKRALSLLASAGVGIIFGTYIYAYEDVFCFISNNDYFFTILEYISLYFIPLAIVLTIYSVQNYKAGIIQKIIEAVNLILPIIFIILHVSNKVHLSRFPIAIHILCVVDILFLFPPLVKRLYTEFRKEIESTTYTGINAFSYLTFGFISFMVMGFIEIVKYNVKIYGNNPDNFLTRVNYLTLGSLYFTICLFIYYLLNSIEHINSQYVKEQLEGLAYTDELTGLINRAKCMQFTKTLESPYAVVSIDLDRLKLVNDTYGHLEGDKMIRTFSELLSKAFDGASLIGRTGGDEFMVIYESPSANVCDKAIRTLEEYMAEFNQKKEKFTLSASMGYAYSSELSTMGFNDVFYLADSRMYEMKEKHHA; from the coding sequence ATGTATAAAAAAAGCATTCACCAAAATGTGATTACTCTTATTATTCTTTTCATAGCGGTTACATCTATCATGCTGTTCTTTGGAAGTGATGCATTCTCTTCTAAAAGTGCAGTTTCTTTAGGCAGTCTTGACGATGGTTATTCCATAAGTGCCCGTAACGAAACCAATACTTCTGTCAAACTTTCTACTTTTCACATCAAAAACATCAGACGTGGCGAGATAATACGTCTTTATAATGATCTGCCTGAAGACGAGATCATTTCCCCAACTATAATGTTCATCACCTACCTGTCCACGGTAGATGTTTATGTTGACGGCAAACTCGTTTATTCCTATGGACATGATTATTACAACAAGGGAAAGATCATTCCCAAAAAACAGCATCTTATAACCCTTGATGATAAAGACAAAAACGAATCTCTTGAGATTGTTGTAGTCGCTGGAGAAAACGGGGCTTTTGAGAATTTTGGTCCTATCTACTTTGGTACAAGAAAAGATCTTGTTAAATCATTTTTACAAAAGCACAGGCTGGTCATCTTTATCGGTGGCTTTTTTATCATGTACGCATGCCTTTTGTTATCGCTTGCTTTATATCTGACTTTACAGAAAAAAAGAGCCTTATCACTTCTTGCAAGTGCCGGAGTTGGCATTATATTCGGAACATATATTTACGCTTATGAAGATGTGTTCTGCTTTATAAGTAACAATGACTATTTTTTTACAATTCTTGAATATATTTCCCTGTACTTTATTCCGCTTGCAATCGTACTGACGATCTATTCGGTCCAGAATTACAAGGCAGGGATCATTCAGAAAATCATTGAGGCTGTTAATTTAATACTTCCTATAATTTTTATTATCCTTCATGTATCAAACAAGGTTCACCTTAGCAGGTTCCCTATTGCAATACACATCCTTTGCGTCGTTGATATTCTGTTTCTTTTCCCACCTCTTGTAAAAAGACTGTATACGGAGTTTAGAAAAGAGATCGAATCAACCACTTATACCGGCATCAATGCATTTTCTTATCTTACTTTTGGCTTTATCTCATTCATGGTCATGGGATTTATCGAGATCGTAAAATACAATGTTAAGATCTATGGTAACAATCCTGATAATTTTCTGACCAGGGTTAATTATCTTACTCTTGGATCCTTGTATTTCACTATATGTCTTTTCATATATTATCTTCTGAACAGTATAGAGCACATTAACTCTCAGTATGTTAAAGAACAGCTTGAGGGTCTTGCGTATACTGACGAGCTGACTGGGCTTATTAACAGAGCTAAATGCATGCAGTTTACAAAAACGCTCGAAAGCCCCTATGCTGTCGTAAGCATCGACCTTGACAGGCTCAAGCTGGTTAATGATACATATGGGCATCTTGAAGGCGACAAGATGATCAGAACTTTTTCAGAGCTTCTTTCAAAAGCATTCGATGGCGCTTCTCTTATAGGCCGTACCGGTGGTGATGAGTTTATGGTAATATACGAAAGCCCTTCTGCGAATGTGTGTGATAAGGCAATTCGTACTCTGGAAGAATATATGGCTGAATTCAACCAAAAAAAAGAAAAGTTTACCCTTTCAGCTTCAATGGGATACGCCTATAGTTCAGAACTTAGCACTATGGGCTTTAATGATGTATTTTATCTGGCAGATTCAAGGATGTATGAGATGAAGGAGAAACATCATGCTTAA
- a CDS encoding GGDEF domain-containing protein, giving the protein MLKKATYLTISFIVFLCLMAGGHNLIRPSGLDKVVTLDDGWTVTYNDTVYENVKLSELRELIGNGTYKGDKLIFKRKLPNISDYIAPSILFQTKFSAWQIRVDGVLLTEHLMDKYSKGEFVGCENNFYTLSTYYSNSTFELEYYVAEDGAYNYFTPPVAGSYHDLLLYFIYNYLYVLMSSCFFIIFGVLFLAISIGFRRILPEVDIQIYSSLLYITLGIWFLAQFNLLDFLVDTNGHETEIEYISLYFVIPLMYFVMGSAHDFLKQKIYLIFAVVITIFATTPIVIHFLGGMHINKFLFLYQINAIILFIFMLIMVIRDVKQHSISTSQLIQLAGMSMISLAFIFNLLFLYLEVAGISEQIMLSKEAVPTGTFCMAFTSLVNYYLYISESYGRKKEYESLAHLAYADGLTNIPNRSKYEKYLADLNKTDEDYCIISIDLNNLKQVNDKISHLMGDKYLKQFSSALENCFKDKGFIARIGGDEFVAILKGDNINEADSLISSLNDALNNLNKKDSSFIRSAATGYAYKHEADEQSWNAVYLLADKRMYANKAKMKSS; this is encoded by the coding sequence ATGCTTAAGAAAGCCACATATCTGACAATTTCCTTCATAGTCTTCTTGTGTCTTATGGCTGGCGGCCACAATCTTATTCGCCCATCGGGTCTTGACAAGGTTGTGACGCTTGATGACGGCTGGACTGTCACCTATAATGACACGGTTTATGAGAATGTAAAGCTCTCTGAACTTAGAGAGCTTATTGGCAATGGAACATATAAAGGTGACAAGCTGATATTCAAAAGGAAGCTCCCAAATATTTCTGACTACATTGCACCATCTATTTTGTTCCAGACCAAGTTCAGTGCCTGGCAGATAAGAGTTGATGGAGTATTGCTCACAGAGCATCTGATGGACAAGTATTCAAAAGGTGAATTTGTTGGCTGTGAAAACAATTTCTATACTTTGTCCACATATTACTCAAATTCAACCTTTGAACTTGAATATTATGTTGCAGAGGATGGAGCGTATAACTATTTTACTCCTCCCGTAGCCGGAAGCTATCATGACCTGCTTTTGTATTTTATTTATAACTATCTGTATGTCCTCATGTCTTCATGCTTTTTTATCATATTTGGAGTTTTGTTCCTGGCGATATCCATAGGCTTCAGGCGTATCCTTCCGGAAGTGGATATACAGATCTACTCTTCCCTTTTGTACATAACTCTTGGAATATGGTTCCTCGCCCAGTTCAATCTTCTTGATTTCCTTGTTGATACAAATGGACACGAAACAGAGATCGAGTATATTTCACTATATTTTGTCATCCCTCTAATGTATTTTGTAATGGGTTCTGCCCATGATTTCCTCAAGCAAAAGATATATCTTATATTTGCTGTTGTAATTACTATTTTTGCGACAACGCCTATTGTCATACATTTTCTTGGCGGCATGCATATAAATAAGTTCCTGTTCCTTTATCAGATCAATGCGATTATACTTTTTATATTTATGCTCATTATGGTAATAAGAGATGTAAAACAGCATTCTATCAGTACCTCACAGCTCATTCAGCTGGCAGGTATGAGTATGATATCTCTGGCTTTTATCTTCAATCTACTGTTTTTGTATCTGGAAGTTGCCGGTATCAGTGAACAGATCATGTTATCAAAAGAAGCTGTTCCTACAGGAACCTTCTGTATGGCATTTACTTCGCTTGTTAACTACTATCTGTATATTTCAGAATCCTATGGTCGTAAAAAGGAATATGAATCACTTGCCCATCTTGCCTATGCCGATGGTCTTACCAATATTCCTAACAGGTCAAAATATGAAAAGTACCTGGCTGACCTTAACAAAACAGATGAAGATTACTGCATCATCAGTATAGATCTTAATAATCTAAAGCAGGTCAATGACAAGATCAGTCACCTTATGGGTGATAAGTACCTGAAGCAGTTCAGCTCTGCTTTAGAAAATTGTTTTAAGGATAAGGGTTTTATAGCCAGAATCGGCGGAGATGAATTCGTTGCCATATTAAAAGGCGATAACATAAACGAAGCTGATAGTCTTATCAGCTCTCTTAATGATGCCCTTAATAATCTAAACAAAAAAGATTCCAGCTTCATACGCAGCGCCGCTACAGGCTATGCCTATAAACACGAAGCTGACGAACAAAGCTGGAATGCTGTATATCTTCTTGCTGATAAAAGAATGTATGCTAATAAAGCTAAAATGAAGAGCAGCTGA
- a CDS encoding bacterioferritin-associated ferredoxin — MNPNKEACTCKNIKYKDIIDLVLSGVTEISDVQAKLRYGTGCGKCVEFIEFLIKDVAANPTKYT, encoded by the coding sequence ATGAATCCAAACAAAGAAGCCTGTACTTGCAAGAATATCAAATACAAAGATATCATCGACTTGGTATTATCAGGTGTCACTGAAATAAGCGATGTCCAGGCAAAGCTCCGCTACGGAACCGGCTGCGGCAAGTGCGTGGAATTCATCGAGTTTCTAATAAAAGATGTAGCAGCAAACCCAACTAAATATACCTGA